In Psychrobacter sp. P11G3, a single genomic region encodes these proteins:
- the dapA gene encoding 4-hydroxy-tetrahydrodipicolinate synthase has product MNIHGVLVPIVTPFDVNGDIDTQKLTELVNVFIEKGVTGIVACGTTGEYYTFSPAERELVLTTIADAAKGKVTLIAGINSLSTNHSIELAHQAKNLGYDGLMLSANPYSLPDQDGIIANFETVADATDLPIIMYNFPARVGVSIEFETVAHLSKHPNIVGVKESSGDFSHALRMLQADFENFEVVCGCDDQPVDFFFWGAKSWIAGAANVFPAEQVALFAATQKGDWNRAKELMTAMYPAIHSMESGNYNQKAKAGCINGSINVGSVRLPLTDMSKEETQSFLALLS; this is encoded by the coding sequence ATGAACATTCATGGCGTTTTAGTCCCTATCGTTACTCCTTTCGATGTTAATGGCGATATCGATACTCAAAAGTTAACCGAACTGGTCAATGTATTCATAGAAAAAGGCGTTACTGGAATCGTAGCTTGCGGTACAACGGGTGAATATTACACGTTCTCGCCTGCAGAGCGTGAACTGGTTTTGACCACTATCGCTGACGCTGCCAAAGGCAAAGTCACTCTGATTGCAGGTATCAACAGTTTATCGACCAATCATTCTATCGAACTTGCTCACCAAGCCAAAAACTTGGGCTACGACGGCTTAATGTTATCAGCCAATCCGTATAGCCTACCAGACCAAGACGGTATTATTGCGAATTTTGAAACCGTCGCTGATGCCACTGACCTACCTATCATTATGTACAATTTTCCAGCACGCGTCGGTGTAAGCATTGAGTTTGAAACCGTCGCGCATTTATCCAAACATCCCAATATTGTAGGTGTCAAAGAAAGCAGCGGCGATTTTAGCCATGCATTACGTATGCTACAGGCTGATTTTGAAAACTTTGAAGTGGTTTGTGGTTGTGACGACCAACCAGTAGATTTCTTCTTTTGGGGTGCTAAGAGCTGGATCGCTGGTGCGGCTAACGTATTTCCAGCAGAACAAGTCGCATTGTTTGCAGCCACACAAAAAGGCGATTGGAACCGTGCTAAAGAGCTGATGACAGCCATGTATCCTGCTATCCACTCTATGGAGTCTGGAAACTATAACCAAAAAGCCAAAGCAGGCTGCATTAACGGGAGCATCAATGTTGGGTCAGTACGACTACCTTTGACTGATATGTCAAAAGAAGAGACTCAGTCATTTTTAGCACTTCTGTCTTGA